Below is a genomic region from Pyrinomonadaceae bacterium.
GGGAATTGGCAGCTACAACGGACTGGTAACGAAGAGGCAGAATGTGGATGCTCAGTGGGCCGAGGTGCAGAACCAAATGCAGAGGCGGGCTGATTTGATTCCAAATATCGTAGCCACGGTCAAAGGCATTGCTGGTCTCGAAGAGCGAGTATTCACGCGAATCGCCGAAGCGCGCTCGCAACTGCTCTCGACGATTCAGAATCCGAACGCCACCACGGAACAGAAGATCGCCGCCGATCAGAATTTGACCACCGCGATGCGCGATGGAGGCCTGCTGGGCACAGGTGGCCGCTTTCTGATGATCACCGAGAATTATCCGCAGTTGAAATCTAATGAAAATTTTCTTCGATTGCAGGATGAATTGGCCGGGACCGAAAACCGGCTGGCCACATCCCGGCGCGACTACACTCTGGCGGCGCAGGATTACAACACATCGCGAAGCAGATTTCCGACCGTGCTGATTGCCGGGCTACTGGGATTTCCAGCGCAGCCGTACTTTCAAGCGGATCCGGGAGCGCAACGCGCGCCGACGGTCGATTTCAGCAAGTAGCCGCAAAGGGCCGAATGTTTAGAGGCGGCGTGCTATGCGTATTTAACGTTTAGAGGCGGCTACCGCTCGCCGAGTAGAGTCGGGCAAGTAGCCCGGCTCTAAACGACGACGGGTTCCCTGGATGACTATGGCCGAAGAGACAAATTCTAAGGTTCTTCAGCGGTTGGTCGAAGACTTAATCGCCGCGCACGGGCAGAACCTCGCTTCAATCACGGTGTATGGCTCAACTGCGGTTGAAGAAACAACTGACGACCGCGCACATCACAACGTGCTGGTGGTACTGCGTCGAGTGGCTGTAGAAGACCTGCAGCGATCAGTTGAGCCGGAACGCGTCTGGACGAAAGCGAGGCAGCCACTGCCTGTCTATTTCTCGCTCGATGAATTGCAACGCGCGGCTGACGTTTTTCCCATTGAGTTTCTGCAAATGCAGAAGGCGCGGCGGGTGCTACACGGGTCAGATCCGTTGGAGTTAGTCGAGACTTCGGACGCCAACCTGCGTCACCAGCTTGAATACGAACTCAGAACGAAGTTTCTCCAGCTGCGGCGGCTCTATTTTCCCGCGTCACAGTCAGCGGAAAAGCTGGCCGCGCTGATGGTCGAAAGCCTGTCCAGTTTCGCAGCTCTGTTTCGGGCGGTGTTGATGCTGCGGGGCAGGGAAGTTCCCGTCGCCAAACGGGACGCGATCCATGCCACGGCAAATGAGTTGGGTCTGGATGTGGCGCCGTTTGACCGGATTCTCGAACTCAGCGGTTCGCCAAAAGCGAAACTAAATGAAGCTGAGGCAAACGAGCTCTTCGGCGCGTACCTCACGCAACTCGAACGCGTCATTGACGCCGTCGATCAAATCCCGGGTCATTAACTTCTCTTCTTATTGTTTTAGCAGGCGAGTTATTGTTTTAGCAGGCGAGAAATTGGCTGGGAGGCAGGGACTCGAACCCCGATAGCCAGATCCAGAGTCTGGTGTCTTACCATTGGACGACCTCCCAGCAGCGAAATCGAATTTACAAGCGCCACGCTGCCAAAGTCAAACCACTTGCATTACAGCGCACCGACGCACCGTGGAGTTACTCACGGCGGTCCTTTTCGGCCGGCGCTTAGCGCGCGTGGCGCGCGCGTACCTGTGGCTCGCATAATTCCTTGCGAAATGTGCGCGGTTGCGAGGTCACAGTGCGTGAAAAAAGTCTTGCGCGTTAGACCGACAATCAGCAGAATGAGGTGGCGGCACCCTCATCGATTTTGCCGACTCTTCACGGTCGTCGACTTCAAAGGTTCTACCCCGACAAATGAGCCAAACAGAATCCCCCGACACCGAATTGGACCGCTTGCGGGTCACTGTTCAAGATTACGAAAACAGACTCTCCGAGGCGGCCACGTTAGTCGCGCACGTCAGGCATGAGATTAACAATCCACTGGCAGCTTTGTTGGGCCAGGCGCAGTTGCTTTTGCGTGAAGAAGACCTGAGCGAGAAGTCGCGGCGGCGCGCGGAAACTATCGAGAGTCAGGCGAAGAGGATCGAACAAATAGTGGGAGAGCTTCGGGCGGTGCAGGCGCCATCCACTGCACTCAACAATCAAAGCTAGCCCCCGGCGTACTTAAGCGAGATCAAACAGGAGCACTTCCGCTCCGTCGTTAGCCGCGAGTCGCAATTGATTTTCGTTGCTGACCGCGGCGCCGTCGCCTTGCTTTAACTCGTGCCCGTTGACGTTAAGGTTTCCGCGCGCGACTTGAATCCAGGCGTAACGTTTGTCGGCTAGCGTGTGCTCAATCGATGAGCCGGGTGGGAAGATCGTCGCATACAGACGCGCGTCCTGCTGAATCGTGACTGAGCCGTCGCGACCGTCTTCGGATGCCACCAGGCGCAAGCCTCCGCTGCGTTCTTCTTCCGAAAAGAATTTCTGTTCGTAGCCTGGCGGCAGATTTCGCGCCCGCGGCATAATCCAAATTTGCAGCAGGTGCACCGCCTCAGTCGCTGACGGATTGAATTCGCTGTGCGCGACACCGGTGCCGGCGCTCATGCGCTGCACATCGCCGGGACGAATTACTGAACCATTCCCCATGCTGTCGCGATGCTCCAGCTCGCCTGAGAGGATGTACGTGATGATTTCCATGTCGCGGTGCGAGTGCGTCGGAAAACCCTTCGCCGTGGCGACCCGATCTTCGTTGATGACGCGCAAGCTGCGAAAATGCGTATGCGCGGGATCGTAATACTGATCGAACGAGAAGGTGTGATAAGTGTCGAGCCAGCCGAGATCAAAATGGCCGCGTTCTTCTGATTTGCGAATTTTAATCATGATGGAGCGCCCGCATCCCTGCGGGCGGAGCGCAGGCATCTTGCCTGCGAATTAAACAGCAACCACAGAGGGCACCGAGGAAATTTGAGCGACGTCGCAAATCGCCTCGATTAGTTTCGACAAGTCCGCGCGCGTGTAAATCTCCAGCCCTTCAGTATCCAACTCAATCGATAAACCTGCGCGCCATTGGTCGAAGTCTCGCATTGCCGTCGCTCGATCTGAATCGTCGATGGTCGAGAGATACATCGCGTCAGCCTTGGCCAGGATTCTTTTTGATGACGTCTTCAATTTGTTATCGCCAGCGCGCGCGCACATGATCGCGTAATCCGCTTCGACATAGTCGAGAAAGCTGTTGCCTTCGACGATCACGCCGGCGGATTGCACGCGGGATAACGCCTCGTTGATTCCCGCTTCAACCTGATCTTCGCCGACGATGACCCAGTGCACGTTCACCGCGCCGGCGTCCCAAAAGCGTCCCGTATCTT
It encodes:
- a CDS encoding LemA family protein, which produces MGKKVGLIVLGVIVVVGLILAIWGIGSYNGLVTKRQNVDAQWAEVQNQMQRRADLIPNIVATVKGIAGLEERVFTRIAEARSQLLSTIQNPNATTEQKIAADQNLTTAMRDGGLLGTGGRFLMITENYPQLKSNENFLRLQDELAGTENRLATSRRDYTLAAQDYNTSRSRFPTVLIAGLLGFPAQPYFQADPGAQRAPTVDFSK
- a CDS encoding histidine kinase dimerization/phospho-acceptor domain-containing protein, which produces MSQTESPDTELDRLRVTVQDYENRLSEAATLVAHVRHEINNPLAALLGQAQLLLREEDLSEKSRRRAETIESQAKRIEQIVGELRAVQAPSTALNNQS
- a CDS encoding pirin family protein, encoding MIKIRKSEERGHFDLGWLDTYHTFSFDQYYDPAHTHFRSLRVINEDRVATAKGFPTHSHRDMEIITYILSGELEHRDSMGNGSVIRPGDVQRMSAGTGVAHSEFNPSATEAVHLLQIWIMPRARNLPPGYEQKFFSEEERSGGLRLVASEDGRDGSVTIQQDARLYATIFPPGSSIEHTLADKRYAWIQVARGNLNVNGHELKQGDGAAVSNENQLRLAANDGAEVLLFDLA